Sequence from the Hamadaea flava genome:
CAGGCGTTGCCGCCGCTGCGGGGCGCCGACGCCGCCCGGTTGCTGTCGAGCTACCTCCGGGGCGGCCGCCTGCCGCAGGCCGACGAGGACCGGCTGCTCGCGACCGCGCAGGGTAATCCCTTCTACCTGGCCGAACTGGTCACGCTGCTCATGGAGCGCGGTGCGCTCACCCGTGGGCCGAGTCCGCGCTCGGCGACCCGCCCGGTCGAGACCGACGGCGACACGAAGTGGCGGCTCACCCCGGGGTCGCTGGACGCCCGGCTGCTCTCCCGGGATCTGGCCGCGGTGCTCGCCGCGCGTATCGACGCGCTGCCGCCCGACGCCCGTTCGGTGCTGCGGGACGCGGCGGTCGTCGGTGACAGCACGCCGGCCGGAGCCCTGGAGGCGTTGCGGGAACGGCGTTCGTCCCGGGACGGCCGCCCGGCCGCGGTCGTCGCGGTGGAACTCGACCGGGCGGTGGACGAACTGCTCGCCCGGCGCATGCTGCGACGCCAGCGCGGCGGGTACGCCTTCGCCACCCCACTGCTGCGGGAGGCGGCGTACGCCGGGATCTCCAAGGCGGATCTGGCCGAGCGGCACGCGTTCCTCACCGAGTGGGCCGCCCGGGGGCTGCTCACCGACCAGGTCGGCCAGCGCTCCGATGCCGAGCTGGACCGCACTTCTGGCGGCTCGCGCCAGCATTCCCCGGCTTGGATCGCGCCGAGTGGCCGGGCGTTGCCCCCGTCGCTGGCAGGCTTCTCCGACGACGCCCGCGACGAGTTCATCGCCGAGCACGCCGAACGGGCGGCCTTCCTCGCCGACGCGATCCGACTGCGACCGGATTCGTCCGCGCGGTCGGTCGCGACGCTCGGCGTCGCCGCGCTCGGCCGGTCGGCGACCCGGGCCACCCACGCCGGTGAGCCGGTCACCGCGCTCGACCTGACCGCCCGGGCCCGCAAGCTCGCCACCACCGGTTCGGTGCCGCTGCCGGTGCAGATCTGGCTGGTCCACACCCGGGCGCTGCTCCAGTCGGGCCGCCCGGCCGAGGCCCTGGTCGAGGCGGAGAAGATCGCCGCGAACGCGGGCGACGACGGCCGCGCTCGCGCTGCCGCTCTGCTGCTGGCCGGGCGCGCCCATCGGGAGCTGGGCGACCCCGCCCGGGGCTCGGAATGCTGGCACGAGGCGCTGACCGTGGCGACCGCGGTGGACGCTCCGGCCGAACGCGCCGAAGCGATGCGCCGCCTGGGCATGGCGGACTTCCTCAACGGGCGGCTGGCCGACGCGGGCAGCCGCTTCACGGCGGCGTACCAGGTCGCCGTGGCCGCCGGGGATCGCCGGTCGCAGGCCTGGTCGTTGCAGAACCTCGCGTGGGTCACCACGACCCGGGGCGACTTCGCCGGGGCGGACGCGGCGCTGGCCCGAGCGGCCCGGCTGTTCGCCGAACTGCACGACCCGGTCGGGCGGGCTTGGCTGCGGGGTGCGCTCGCGTTCAACCGGCTGCTCTCCGGACGGCTCCGGGACGCCCAGCGGCTCGCCCGCGTGTTCCTGCCGTTCGGGGAGCGCGTCGGCGAGGTGTGGGCGGTCGGCACCCTCCGGGCCGTCGATGCGTACGCCGCCGCCGAGCTGGGCGAACTCGACTCCGCCGACCGTGACGCCCGGCGGGCGTACCGCGACTTCGCCGCCGCCAACGATCTCTGGGGACGCGGGTTCGCCCTGGTCGTCCGGGGTGTCATCGCGCGGGAGCTGAACGAGCTGGGGCACGCCGCCGACCTGCTCAGCGATGCCCTGGAATACGGCGAGCGAGTCAACCACCCCCTCCTGCTCGGCATGGCCGGGAGCATCCGCGGCTTCATCAGCCTGGAGCAGGGCGACCCGGAAGGCGCCGAGCGCGACGCCCGGCGGGTGCTGACGCTGACCCGGGCGCACGGCGTACTGGAGTCGGCGCAGGTCGGGCCCAAGGCGCTGCTCGGTGCGGCGCATCTGGCCAGTGGCCGCGTACGCGAGGCGCTCGACGTGCTGCGCCCGTTGGCCGAAGCGCCGTACGCACCGTCGATGCTGTTCGCCCGTCGGCAGGCGGTCGCCCTGTACGCCCGGGCCCTGCTCGCGGACGGCCGACCGGCGGAGGCGCTGGAGCAGGCTCGGCTCGCCGTCGGACTCCGGGCCGACGATGTGCGTAGTCGCGTCTCGGCCGAACGGGTCCTTGCGGCCTGCGAGTCGGCGATGGGATATCCGGCCGCATCTACGAGCCGCTAAGTTCTCCCCTGTGAGCACACCCGTCATCCCCGGCCTCGGCGAGCTTCAGCTGCTCGCCCGGGGCGGCTACGCGACGATCTATCGTGCCGCCCAGGGTTCGGTCGGCCGGGAGGTCGCCGTCAAGGTCGAGAATCGCACCCTCGACGACGAGCACGATCGTCGCCGGTTCCTTCGTGAGGCGCACGCCGCCGGGCGGATGTCGTCGCACCCGTTCGTCGTCGACCTCTTCGACGCCGGTGTCCTCGACGACGGCCGGCCCTTCCTGGTGATGGAGCTGTGCGCCGAGTCGTACGCCGACCGCATGAAGCGCGGCGTGCTCATCGCCAGCGAGGTCCGCGAGCTGGGCGTCAAGCTGGCCGGAGTGCTCGCCGACGCGCACGACCTCGGCGTCCTGCATCGGGACGTGAAACCGGCGAACATCCTGGTCAGCTCCTTCGGTGAGCCGGCCCTGGCCGACTTCGGCCTGGCCATCCTGGTCGAGCTGCGGGACCCGACGGTGAACCTGGAGATCCTCACTCCGGCGTACGCGCCGCCGGAGATGTTCGACCGCGCCCGCCCGGCGCCCTCGGCCGACGTCTACGCACTCTGCGCGACCCTGTACGCCCTGCTGACCGGGGCTCCGCCCCGCTGGCGGGACGAGGCGATGGGCGGCATCGCCGCCCTGCTCGAACTGTTCGGCGAACCCATCCCGGACGTCCCCGGCGCGCCGAACGAGCTGGTCGAGGTGCTGCGGACGGGGATGGCGAACGATCCCGAGCATCGGCCGACCGCCCGCGAGCTGATCGCCCGGCTCAAGGAACTTGATCACACCGAGGGCGTGGTGCCCAAGCCGCGCCGGTCGCCGGGGGACGAGCCGACCGAGGCCACGCCCCGTCGCTGGTCGCTCGCCCGGCTGTTCGGGCTGGATACCGCTTAACGCGCCAGTCGGGCACAACACGCCAATCGTGCGTACCGGTCTTCAAGAACCACTCGTTGTCGTGTTGTCGACTGCGGTGGAGAAGATGGACTTAGGGCGGACATGGCGATTCTCGAGACCAGCCTGGATCCCCGGACACCGTCTTATCTGGACAACCGTGGTCTCATGACGGCTGCCCTCGGCGAGGTCGAGACGGCCTTCGCGCGGGCCGTCGAGGGCGGCGGGGAGAAGCACGTCACCCGGCATCACGCGCGCGGCAAACTGCTTCCGCGGGAACGCATCGAACTGCTGGTCGACCGGGACAGCGCCTTCCTCGAACTGTCCACCCTGGCGGGCTACGGCACCGGTCGGCCGGTGGGCGCGGGCGTGGTCACCGGGCTCGCGGTCGTCGCCGGGCGGCCGTGCGTACTGACGGCCAGCGATCCCACCGTCCACGGGGGCTCGCTCAACGCGTACACGTTGCGGAAGCTCGCGCGGGCCGCGGAGATCGCCCTGGCCAACCGCCTGCCGCTGGTGAGTCTCGTGGAAAGCGACGGTCCGGACCCGGCGGGTGGCGGCGAGCTGCTGCTCGCCGGCGGTGCCTCGCTGCGCGACCAGGCCCTGCTCCGCGCGGCCGGAGTGCCCGCGATCTGCGCGGTGTTCGGCGTGGTCAGTGGCGTCACGCTGCCCGCGATCGCCGATCAGACCATTTTGGTACGCGGACAGGCGCGCGTGCATCTGGCCGGTCCTCACCTGGTACGCGCGGCGACCGGGGAGTCCGTCGACGACGAGGCGCTCGGCGGTTCGACGCTGCACGCGACCCGGACGGGGATGGCGCACCAGCTGGCCGAGGACGAACGGGACGCGTTGCGCCTGGTACGCCTAGCCGTCGACCGGCTGTGCCCGGAGGTGACCGAGTCGCCGCGACAGGTGGTCGCACCCCGGCACGAGCCCGAGGATCTGCTGGCCGTTGCCCGGGGCGACGACGCGTTCGATCCCCGGGAGATCCTGGCCCGCGTGCTCGACGCGAGCCAGTTCGACGAGGTCGCCCCATTGTTCGGGGAACGGCTGCGGACCGGCTTCGGCTCGGTGCACGGCCATCGGATCGGCGTCATCGCCAGTGCGGGCCCGCTGCTGGGCGTGGACGAGGCCACCAAGGCGGCCCGGTTCGTGCAGCTCGCCGCGGCGGCCCGGGTGCCGCTGGTGTTCCTGCCCAACACCAGGGGATTCGGGCTGGGCGTGGCGCAGGAGGGCGGCGGCATCTCGGTACACGCCGCCGCGCTCGTGCAGACCATCGCGACCTGCCCCGTCCCGATGATCACGATCGCCGTCGGCGGCGCGCACGGTTCGGCCGGTCAGGTGCTCGGCGGACGCTCGATGCGGCCCCGTTTCCTGTTCAGCTGGCCGAACGCGCGCGCCGCGGTGTTGCCGCCGGACCAGTTGGAGGCGGTCGCCGTGCACCGGACGGCGGTCGACGAGACCGGAGCCGGCACCCCCGACATCCCGCCGGCCAGCGCGCTGCACGAGTCCGGCCTGCTGCACGACGACGGCGTCATCGACCCCCGCGACACCCGTACGGTGCTCGGCATCTGCCTGTCGGTCCTGCCCTCGATCGGGGCGACGTCCACTTTGGGGGGAGCATGATCAGGCGGTTGCTCGTCGCCAACCGCGGCGAGGTCGCGCGGCGCATCTTCGCCACCTGCCGGACCATCGGAATCGAGACGGTCGCCGTCTACTCCGATCCGGACGCGAACGCCCCGTACGTCGCCGAGGCCGACTACGCCGTCCATCTGCCGGGGGCCGCGCCCAGCGCCACCTACTTGCGCGGCGACCTGATCATCGCGGCCGCCCGCAAGACGCTGGCCGATGCGATCCACCCCGGATACGGCTTCCTCGCCGAGAACCCGGACTTCGCCGAGGCGGTCGCCGAGGCCGGCCTGCTCTGGATCGGCCCGCCCGCCAAGGTCATCGAGGTGATGGGGGACAAGGTCGACGCCAAGGCGCTGCTCGCCGAGGCCGACGTGCCGACCCTGCCCAGCTGGACGGATCCCGACCAGGTCGACGAGTTCCCGGTGCTGGTGAAGGCGTCCACCGGCGGCGGTGGGCGGGGGATGCGGATCGTCCGCGAGCGCGCCGTCCTGGCCGAGGCCGTCTCGTCGGCCCGCCGGGAGGCGTTCGGCGCGTTCGGCGACGGGGACGTGTTCTGCGAGAAGTACATCGAGGGCGCGCGCCACATCGAGGTGCAGGTCCTGGCCGACCAGCAGGGCGGGATCGTCACCCTGGGCGAACGGGAGTGCTCGATCCAGCGCCGGCACCAGAAGGTCATCGAGGAGACGCCGTCGCCGGTGGTGACGCCGGAGCTGCGTGAGCACCTGTGCCGGGCGGCCATCGCGGCCGCGCAGGCGGTCGGCTACGTCGGCGTCGGCACGGTGGAGTTCCTGCTGACCCCGAACGGCGACTTCTACTTCCTGGAGATGAGCACCCGGCTCCAGGTCGAGCACGCCGTCACCGAATGCGTGACCGGCGTCGACCTGGTCCGGATGCAGATCGTCGTGGCCGAAGGCGGGCCGCTGCCGGTACTCACCCCGCCGCCGCTTCGCGGGCACGCGATCGAGGCCCGACTGTGCGCCGAGGACCCGGCCGCCAACCATCTCCCGGCCACCGGCGAGATCCACCGGCTGGAGATCCCCGGCGTCGCGGGACGGTTCAGCATTCTGACCGCACCCGGCATCCGCCTGGACAGCGGGGTCGAACCGGGTTCCGTGATCGGCGTCCACTACGACTCGCTGCTCGCCAAGATCGTGGCGTGGGCGCCGACCCGGCCCGAGGCCGCCCGGCTGCTCGCCGCCACCCTGGCCCGAGCGCGGATCCACGGCGTCGTCACCAACCGGGACCTGCTGGTGCGTACGCTGCGCCACCCGACCTTCCTGGCCGGGCAGACCGACACCTCGATGCTCGACCGGCATCCCGAGGTGCTCGCCCCACTCCTGTCCAGCGTGGACGCCGTACGCCTGTCCTGCCTCGCCGCCGCGTTGGGGGCGGCCGCTGAACGGCGAAACGGCGCGGCCTGGCAGGCCAGCATTCCGTCGGGCTGGCGAAACGTCCCCACCGCCGCCCAGACCGCCGTCTACGAGGGACCGGCGGGGCCGGTCGAGGTCGGGTACCGCTTCTCGCGTACCGGAGCGCTGGCCCAATGGTGGGTACGCGCCGTCGACCCGGAAGATCTCGAACTGGCCCCGCTGGGCCAACCCGGGCTCTCCGAAGACCATCCGCCGGTGGCGGTGGTGTCGGCGACCCCGACGCTGGTCGTCCTCGACGTCATCGGCATCCTGCTCGCCGTCCACCTGCATCGGGTGGGCGCGGTGACCTACGTGGACAGTGTCGAAGGCTCGCTCGCGCTGACCGAACTGCCCCGCTTCCCCCTACCGGGATCGGAACTCGCCGAAGGGGCGTTGACCGCTCCACTGCCCGGCGCGGTCGGCCGCGTACTGGTCGTGCCCGGCCAGCGGGTGGACATCGGCGAACTGCTGATGACCGTCGAGGCGATGAAGCTGGAGCACCCGGTGCACGCACCCGCCGCCGGCATCGTCACCGCTCTCCCCGTGACCGCAGGCTCCCAGGTGGACACCGGCACCGTCCTGGCCATCCTCACCCCCTAACTCCCCCGACTTTGCGCGTGGCTCCCCCGACTTTCCGCGTGGCTCCCCCGACTTTCCGCGTGATCATGAACCTATGGTCGTGATCGACCGGGTGGTTTCAAGTCCGCGGCATCCTGATCGACTCCCTAGCGGCCTGATCAACAAGCCCGAATGCGAAGGAGCCGCCGACCCGCGGGGACTGGATGGTGGTCCCCGCCGATCGGCGGCTCGTGCGAAAGGGCGGTGCTGCCGGTCTGCCGGGCTGTCCACCGGAGTGACGTTGCAGTGTCTGCCGCTTGAAACCTCCGGCAGACCGGCCGTTCGGGATTACTGCTGGCCGGAGGACCCGCCGACGCTCGACGCCGTCGCGGAGCCGAGTACGCCGATCGCGTTCCCGCTGATGTTCACCGGGATCTGGATCGGGGCGTACACCTGGGTGCCGTTCAGGACCCCGATGTTGCCCGTGCTGACGAGCGTCGGGCTGCCGTGACCGTGGTCGTCGTGGCCGCTGGGGCAGCCGCACGGACGCGGCTTGCCCTTGCCCTCGGTCGGGGCGCCGGTGCTCTCCAGCATCTCGGTGGCGGGCCGGCCGCCGAGCAGACCGGCCGCCGGGCCGGAGCCTCCGAGCAGGTCGCCGACCACGGGCAGGCCGGAGCCGTCGGTGAGGCCGCCGAGCAGGCTGCCTACGACCGGCAGTCCGTCGACCAGACCCTCGGCAGGACGCCCGCCTCGGTGGACTCCTTCGTGTAGTGCCCGCCCGGCTTGGTCTTGCCGGTGATGGTCGCCGAGGCGCCGCCCTCACATCCGGCGTACGCCTGGCCGAGGACCGCGACGGCGTTGCCGCAGACGTCGACCGGGACCTGAATCGGGGCGATGATCTGGGTGCCGTTGCCGATCCCGATGTTCGGGCCGGTCTTGGCCTGGTAGTGCGCCCAGCCCCACTCGGGGGAGAGCATGGCGGCCGAGCCGCCGACGCAGCCCGCACCGGCTGCGCCGCCGACGGCGACAGCGTTGCCGCAGACGTCGATCGGGGCCTGGACGGGCAGCAGGACCTGAGTGCCGTTGAGGATGCCAACGTTGTCGCTGCTGACCAACGTGGCGTCGGCGTGAGCGGCGGTGCCGGTCGCCAGCAGCGCGCCGGCGGTCAGGGCGCCGGCGTTGAGTGAGCGTCGAACCCACGTCTTCATCGCGAGGGACCTTCTCTCGAATCGTCGGGTGTACCGG
This genomic interval carries:
- a CDS encoding ATP-binding protein gives rise to the protein MIRRLLVANRGEVARRIFATCRTIGIETVAVYSDPDANAPYVAEADYAVHLPGAAPSATYLRGDLIIAAARKTLADAIHPGYGFLAENPDFAEAVAEAGLLWIGPPAKVIEVMGDKVDAKALLAEADVPTLPSWTDPDQVDEFPVLVKASTGGGGRGMRIVRERAVLAEAVSSARREAFGAFGDGDVFCEKYIEGARHIEVQVLADQQGGIVTLGERECSIQRRHQKVIEETPSPVVTPELREHLCRAAIAAAQAVGYVGVGTVEFLLTPNGDFYFLEMSTRLQVEHAVTECVTGVDLVRMQIVVAEGGPLPVLTPPPLRGHAIEARLCAEDPAANHLPATGEIHRLEIPGVAGRFSILTAPGIRLDSGVEPGSVIGVHYDSLLAKIVAWAPTRPEAARLLAATLARARIHGVVTNRDLLVRTLRHPTFLAGQTDTSMLDRHPEVLAPLLSSVDAVRLSCLAAALGAAAERRNGAAWQASIPSGWRNVPTAAQTAVYEGPAGPVEVGYRFSRTGALAQWWVRAVDPEDLELAPLGQPGLSEDHPPVAVVSATPTLVVLDVIGILLAVHLHRVGAVTYVDSVEGSLALTELPRFPLPGSELAEGALTAPLPGAVGRVLVVPGQRVDIGELLMTVEAMKLEHPVHAPAAGIVTALPVTAGSQVDTGTVLAILTP
- a CDS encoding chaplin family protein; translated protein: MVGDLLGGSGPAAGLLGGRPATEMLESTGAPTEGKGKPRPCGCPSGHDDHGHGSPTLVSTGNIGVLNGTQVYAPIQIPVNISGNAIGVLGSATASSVGGSSGQQ
- a CDS encoding acyl-CoA carboxylase subunit beta, which gives rise to MAILETSLDPRTPSYLDNRGLMTAALGEVETAFARAVEGGGEKHVTRHHARGKLLPRERIELLVDRDSAFLELSTLAGYGTGRPVGAGVVTGLAVVAGRPCVLTASDPTVHGGSLNAYTLRKLARAAEIALANRLPLVSLVESDGPDPAGGGELLLAGGASLRDQALLRAAGVPAICAVFGVVSGVTLPAIADQTILVRGQARVHLAGPHLVRAATGESVDDEALGGSTLHATRTGMAHQLAEDERDALRLVRLAVDRLCPEVTESPRQVVAPRHEPEDLLAVARGDDAFDPREILARVLDASQFDEVAPLFGERLRTGFGSVHGHRIGVIASAGPLLGVDEATKAARFVQLAAAARVPLVFLPNTRGFGLGVAQEGGGISVHAAALVQTIATCPVPMITIAVGGAHGSAGQVLGGRSMRPRFLFSWPNARAAVLPPDQLEAVAVHRTAVDETGAGTPDIPPASALHESGLLHDDGVIDPRDTRTVLGICLSVLPSIGATSTLGGA
- a CDS encoding chaplin family protein codes for the protein MKTWVRRSLNAGALTAGALLATGTAAHADATLVSSDNVGILNGTQVLLPVQAPIDVCGNAVAVGGAAGAGCVGGSAAMLSPEWGWAHYQAKTGPNIGIGNGTQIIAPIQVPVDVCGNAVAVLGQAYAGCEGGASATITGKTKPGGHYTKESTEAGVLPRVWSTDCRS